A region of Paenimyroides aestuarii DNA encodes the following proteins:
- a CDS encoding RNA polymerase sigma factor yields MKATEKEFLDLMQKHKGILYKISRMYFDHTEDQEDLIQEMTFQLWKSYQNFKGDSQFSTWMYRVCLNTALTFFKKEDKKQDKYELYENYDRIDADDSAFKEEQLNYFYDAVQELNKVEKALIFLFLEGMNHKDIAENLGISEVNARVKLNRTKEKLQTIIKKNGYEF; encoded by the coding sequence TTGAAAGCTACCGAAAAAGAATTTTTGGACTTGATGCAAAAGCACAAAGGAATTTTATATAAAATTTCGAGGATGTATTTTGACCACACCGAAGACCAAGAAGACTTAATCCAAGAAATGACTTTTCAATTGTGGAAATCGTACCAAAACTTTAAAGGCGACAGTCAGTTTTCTACATGGATGTACCGCGTTTGTCTAAACACTGCACTAACTTTTTTTAAAAAAGAAGATAAAAAACAAGACAAATATGAATTGTATGAAAATTACGACCGGATAGATGCCGACGACAGCGCCTTCAAAGAAGAACAGTTAAACTATTTTTACGATGCTGTGCAAGAACTCAACAAAGTAGAAAAAGCCTTAATTTTCTTGTTTTTAGAAGGAATGAACCATAAAGACATTGCCGAAAATTTGGGTATTAGCGAAGTGAACGCACGCGTAAAATTAAACAGAACCAAGGAAAAATTACAAACCATCATAAAAAAGAACGGATATGAATTTTGA
- a CDS encoding flavin reductase family protein, with translation MFSIHPTDLTPVQVQAYLQGAIGPRPIAFASTISEDGTPNLSPFSFFNIFSSNPPIVVFSPARRVRNNTVKHTLLNCEATKEVVINIANYDMVQQLSLASTEYGDGVDEFIKSGFSKLPSDVVKPFRVAESPVQLECKVNDIIALGDQGGAGNMIICEVVKIHISEAVLDGKGGIDQHKIDLIARMGGNWYTRATPGMFEVEKPLTTLGIGVDAIPEDAKKSGIFAGNDLGILGNVEVLPTESEIDAFLKEHVQIKNWSNEKNNELIYKKAKEFLSENDVTSAWKTILAAKI, from the coding sequence ATGTTCAGCATTCATCCCACCGATTTAACGCCGGTACAAGTTCAAGCATATTTGCAAGGTGCTATTGGTCCTCGTCCTATTGCTTTTGCCAGTACGATAAGCGAAGACGGAACACCCAATTTATCGCCTTTTAGTTTTTTTAATATTTTTAGCTCTAATCCGCCGATTGTGGTTTTTTCACCAGCGCGTAGGGTTCGAAACAACACCGTAAAACACACCCTTTTAAACTGTGAAGCTACTAAAGAAGTGGTTATAAACATTGCCAATTATGATATGGTGCAGCAACTTTCGCTGGCTTCTACCGAGTATGGCGATGGGGTGGACGAGTTTATAAAGTCGGGGTTTTCCAAACTGCCTTCAGATGTGGTGAAACCGTTTCGCGTAGCCGAAAGTCCAGTACAATTAGAATGCAAAGTAAACGATATTATTGCTTTGGGCGATCAAGGTGGTGCTGGAAACATGATTATTTGCGAAGTTGTGAAAATTCATATTTCGGAAGCTGTTTTAGATGGCAAAGGCGGAATCGATCAACATAAAATCGACTTAATTGCCCGCATGGGAGGCAATTGGTACACACGTGCCACACCGGGAATGTTCGAAGTAGAAAAACCACTAACCACTTTAGGAATTGGTGTTGATGCCATACCCGAAGATGCCAAAAAAAGTGGTATATTTGCAGGAAATGACTTGGGAATTTTAGGAAATGTAGAGGTTTTACCTACTGAAAGTGAGATTGATGCATTTTTAAAAGAGCACGTTCAAATAAAAAATTGGAGCAACGAGAAAAACAACGAATTAATTTATAAAAAAGCTAAAGAATTTTTAAGCGAAAATGATGTAACATCGGCTTGGAAAACAATTTTAGCAGCAAAAATATAA
- the ahcY gene encoding adenosylhomocysteinase — protein MSTKTIPYVPFKVKDISLAAWGRKEIELAEAEMPGLMALREEYKNEQPLKGARIAGCLHMTIQTAVLIETLKALGAEVTWSSCNIFSTQDQAAAAIAEAGIQVYAWKGLNEEEFDWCIEQTLFFGEDRKPLNMILDDGGDLTNMVLDRYPELIAGIKGLSEETTTGVHRLYERVKNGTLPMPAINVNDSVTKSKFDNKYGCKESAVDAIRRATDLMLAGKRVVVCGYGDVGKGTAASFRGAGSIVTVTEIDPICALQAAMDGYEVKKLDTVVGNADIVITTTGNKDIVVGRHFEKMKDKTVVCNIGHFDNEIDMAWLNSTYGATKVEIKPQVDKYNINGNDIIVLAEGRLVNLGCATGHPSFVMSNSFTNQTLAQIELWNNADKYENNVYMLPKHLDEKVAALHLMKLGVELETLSTEQANYIGVEVQGPFKPEYYRY, from the coding sequence ATGAGTACAAAAACGATACCTTACGTGCCATTTAAAGTGAAAGATATTTCATTAGCAGCATGGGGAAGAAAAGAAATTGAATTGGCAGAAGCTGAAATGCCAGGATTAATGGCACTTCGCGAAGAATATAAAAACGAACAACCTTTAAAAGGTGCTCGTATTGCCGGATGTTTACACATGACCATACAAACGGCTGTGTTAATTGAAACTTTAAAGGCTTTAGGTGCAGAAGTTACTTGGAGCTCTTGTAACATTTTCTCAACACAAGACCAAGCGGCAGCTGCAATTGCCGAAGCGGGTATTCAAGTGTATGCGTGGAAAGGTTTAAACGAAGAAGAGTTTGACTGGTGTATTGAGCAAACGTTGTTTTTTGGCGAAGACCGCAAACCACTAAATATGATTTTAGACGACGGTGGCGACTTAACCAATATGGTTTTAGACCGCTATCCAGAATTAATCGCAGGAATCAAAGGTTTGTCTGAAGAAACCACAACGGGCGTGCACCGTTTGTACGAGCGTGTTAAAAATGGAACATTGCCCATGCCGGCAATTAATGTGAACGATTCGGTTACTAAATCGAAGTTCGATAATAAATACGGATGTAAAGAATCGGCTGTTGATGCCATTCGTCGTGCAACCGATTTAATGTTGGCAGGTAAGCGCGTGGTTGTTTGTGGTTATGGCGATGTGGGCAAAGGAACAGCAGCATCATTCCGCGGAGCTGGATCGATTGTTACCGTTACCGAAATTGATCCCATTTGTGCCTTACAAGCAGCTATGGATGGCTATGAAGTGAAGAAATTAGACACCGTGGTTGGCAATGCAGATATCGTGATTACAACTACCGGAAACAAAGACATTGTTGTTGGTCGTCATTTCGAAAAAATGAAAGATAAAACCGTTGTTTGCAACATTGGTCACTTTGATAATGAAATTGATATGGCTTGGTTAAATAGTACTTATGGTGCCACCAAAGTAGAAATTAAACCACAAGTTGATAAATACAATATAAACGGAAACGATATTATTGTTTTAGCTGAAGGTCGTTTGGTAAACTTAGGTTGCGCAACTGGGCATCCTTCGTTTGTAATGAGTAATTCGTTTACAAACCAAACATTGGCACAAATTGAATTATGGAACAATGCAGATAAATACGAAAACAATGTGTACATGTTACCAAAACATTTAGACGAAAAAGTAGCTGCATTGCACTTAATGAAATTAGGGGTGGAGTTAGAAACCTTATCAACTGAACAAGCAAATTATATTGGTGTGGAGGTTCAAGGACCATTTAAGCCAGAATATTACAGATACTAA
- the greA gene encoding transcription elongation factor GreA, with amino-acid sequence MSNVSYYTAEGLKKLRDEVEHLKSVERPKASQAIADARDKGDLSENAEYDAAKEAQGLLELKIAKMEEVLANARLIDESQLDTSKVLVLSTVRIKNQTNGMEIKYKLVAESEADLKAGKISVTSPIGKGLLGKSVGEIAEISVPNGTLKFEILEITRD; translated from the coding sequence ATGAGTAACGTATCCTATTACACCGCAGAAGGCTTAAAGAAATTAAGAGATGAAGTTGAGCATTTAAAAAGCGTGGAACGTCCGAAAGCCTCACAGGCAATTGCAGATGCGCGCGACAAAGGTGATTTGTCTGAAAATGCAGAATACGATGCTGCCAAAGAAGCACAAGGTTTGTTAGAACTAAAAATTGCGAAAATGGAAGAAGTTTTGGCAAACGCTCGTTTAATTGACGAATCACAGTTAGACACCTCTAAAGTATTGGTGTTATCTACTGTTCGCATTAAAAACCAAACCAACGGAATGGAGATTAAATATAAATTGGTTGCAGAAAGCGAAGCCGATTTAAAAGCCGGGAAAATTTCGGTTACCTCACCTATTGGAAAAGGTTTGTTGGGCAAATCGGTTGGCGAAATTGCTGAAATCAGCGTACCAAATGGCACTTTGAAATTTGAAATTTTAGAAATCACTAGAGATTAA
- a CDS encoding 4'-phosphopantetheinyl transferase family protein, which yields MPLYKTIVHNSDTQIFVWKISETEAALNATIQLQDKHLHRLNGMLSEQHRKGFLSVRKLLNEAGYTDFDLNYDTNGKPSLADGKHISITHSYDFSAIIVSSQNVGIDIEKQREKIIKIADKFIGSEADFLNIEQNYKENLSVIWGAKEALYKMCNSRSLSFKQDMHIHDFTQNINQGTALIDCKELNFGCKFMFHFETFENYTLVYALENE from the coding sequence ATGCCTTTGTATAAAACCATTGTTCACAACTCTGATACTCAAATATTTGTTTGGAAAATTTCAGAAACCGAAGCTGCTTTGAATGCTACTATTCAATTGCAAGACAAACATTTGCACAGACTAAACGGAATGCTTTCTGAACAACACCGCAAAGGTTTTTTAAGCGTTCGGAAATTATTGAACGAAGCAGGTTACACCGATTTTGATTTGAATTATGACACCAACGGAAAGCCGAGCTTGGCAGATGGAAAGCATATTTCTATCACCCATTCGTATGATTTTTCGGCCATTATTGTCAGTTCTCAAAACGTAGGCATCGACATTGAAAAACAGCGTGAAAAAATCATTAAAATAGCCGATAAATTTATTGGATCTGAAGCCGATTTTTTAAATATCGAACAAAATTATAAGGAAAATTTAAGTGTGATTTGGGGTGCAAAAGAGGCGTTGTACAAAATGTGTAATTCGCGTAGTTTGAGTTTTAAGCAAGACATGCACATTCACGATTTTACCCAAAACATCAATCAAGGCACTGCTTTGATTGATTGCAAAGAATTAAACTTTGGTTGTAAATTTATGTTTCATTTTGAAACCTTTGAAAATTACACCTTGGTTTATGCATTAGAAAATGAATGA
- a CDS encoding sensor histidine kinase, protein MSILKRSLYTRWFLLIFSLGILILILWNTYLLFQTFKHEERVKMEIWAEANKSMINTDKNSVDLPLAVLSGNTTIPAILTTKTDSIISHYNLPEEVEDDLKLQYKFLNDLKKENAPLEVRFLDEIQYVYYGNSSLITKLKYYPLALVAILVLFGLLVYSYFRTSRISSENKLWAGMAKETAHQIGTPLSSLMGWIEIMKLEEMDANIVEEVQKDVNRLQTIADRFSKIGSEPNLELLNIVTETKKSFDYLQSRSSKQIDFDFETNTDVVNLMLNPTLHSWTIENLVKNAIDAIKGKGKIKVEIKNSDAFIHILVTDTGKGIPKSQFRKIFEPGFSTKKRGWGLGLSLTQRIVEKYHKGTIRVLKSEIGKGTTFSIQYKKI, encoded by the coding sequence ATGTCTATACTTAAAAGAAGTTTGTACACCCGTTGGTTTCTCTTAATTTTTTCGTTGGGAATTTTAATTTTAATTCTTTGGAACACCTATTTGCTTTTTCAAACGTTTAAACATGAAGAACGTGTGAAAATGGAAATTTGGGCGGAAGCTAATAAAAGTATGATTAACACAGATAAAAATAGTGTTGATTTACCTTTGGCAGTTTTAAGTGGAAATACAACTATTCCTGCAATTCTTACTACAAAAACAGACAGTATTATTAGCCACTACAACTTACCAGAAGAAGTTGAAGATGATTTGAAATTACAATATAAGTTTTTAAATGATTTAAAAAAAGAAAACGCTCCGCTTGAAGTAAGATTTTTAGATGAAATTCAATATGTTTATTACGGCAACTCATCATTAATCACCAAATTAAAATATTATCCTTTGGCTTTGGTGGCTATTTTGGTTTTGTTTGGCTTGCTGGTTTATAGTTATTTTCGTACCAGCAGAATATCTTCTGAAAACAAGTTGTGGGCAGGTATGGCAAAAGAAACCGCACACCAAATTGGAACGCCGCTTTCTTCGTTAATGGGGTGGATCGAAATCATGAAGTTAGAAGAAATGGATGCGAATATTGTGGAGGAGGTGCAGAAAGATGTAAATCGTTTACAGACCATTGCCGATCGTTTTTCAAAAATTGGATCCGAACCCAATTTGGAATTGTTGAATATTGTGACCGAAACCAAAAAATCATTTGATTATTTGCAATCACGCAGTTCTAAACAAATCGATTTTGATTTTGAAACCAATACCGATGTGGTAAACTTAATGCTGAACCCCACTTTGCACAGTTGGACAATTGAAAACCTTGTGAAAAACGCTATTGATGCCATTAAAGGCAAAGGAAAAATCAAGGTTGAAATTAAAAATAGCGATGCTTTTATTCATATTTTAGTAACCGATACCGGTAAAGGAATTCCCAAAAGCCAATTCCGAAAAATATTTGAACCAGGTTTTTCAACCAAAAAGCGCGGTTGGGGATTGGGACTTTCGCTTACGCAACGCATTGTTGAAAAATATCACAAAGGAACAATCCGCGTTTTAAAATCAGAAATAGGCAAGGGAACAACTTTTTCTATTCAGTATAAGAAAATTTAG
- a CDS encoding HIT family protein: protein MSIFTKIINGEIPSYKVAENDEFIAFLDINPNAKGHTLCVPKQEINKIFEMEKGLYSRLMEFSYDVAQAIEKAVPCKRVGVAVVGLEVPHVHVHLIPLQDMDDMRFQRKAALTKEEFEETAQKIAANL, encoded by the coding sequence ATGAGTATTTTCACAAAAATCATCAACGGAGAAATTCCATCATACAAAGTAGCAGAAAACGATGAGTTTATTGCTTTTTTAGATATCAATCCAAACGCAAAAGGACATACATTGTGCGTGCCCAAGCAAGAAATCAATAAGATTTTTGAAATGGAAAAAGGTTTATATAGCCGTTTAATGGAATTTTCGTACGATGTGGCCCAAGCAATTGAAAAAGCAGTTCCTTGCAAACGCGTAGGTGTTGCAGTTGTTGGCTTAGAAGTTCCTCATGTGCATGTGCATTTAATTCCGCTTCAAGATATGGACGATATGCGTTTTCAGCGAAAAGCGGCACTCACAAAAGAAGAATTTGAAGAAACTGCCCAAAAAATAGCAGCAAATTTATAA
- a CDS encoding GNAT family N-acetyltransferase, which translates to MKFEPKQIILKNRKTVLIRQAAISDAENLLNCIKTYIPTSNFIPKLESEVTLTVDQEKEWINSFLVNDNSLLLVAEYENKIIGNIDATGSRRKIMEHTAVIGMGMLQEWQNIGLGTAFLSATIEWARNNPILELLWLQVYTDNELGVQLYQKMGFVANGIIPNFFKQNNTYFDNLTMTLTV; encoded by the coding sequence ATGAAATTCGAACCAAAACAAATCATCCTAAAAAACAGAAAAACAGTTTTAATAAGACAGGCAGCAATTTCTGACGCAGAAAATCTTTTAAACTGTATAAAAACTTACATTCCTACCAGCAACTTTATTCCAAAATTAGAAAGTGAAGTTACTTTAACAGTAGATCAAGAAAAAGAATGGATCAACTCGTTTTTAGTAAATGATAATTCTTTGCTTTTGGTTGCCGAATATGAAAACAAAATCATCGGGAATATTGATGCAACAGGAAGTCGCAGAAAAATCATGGAACATACAGCCGTTATTGGCATGGGCATGCTGCAAGAATGGCAAAATATAGGATTGGGTACAGCATTTCTTTCAGCAACTATTGAATGGGCAAGAAACAATCCTATATTAGAATTGCTGTGGCTTCAGGTTTATACCGACAATGAATTGGGAGTGCAGTTATACCAAAAAATGGGGTTTGTAGCAAACGGAATTATTCCAAACTTTTTTAAACAAAACAACACGTATTTTGACAACCTTACCATGACTTTAACGGTGTAA
- a CDS encoding sigma-70 family RNA polymerase sigma factor has translation MRQLKITKQVTNRETASLDKYLQEIGKVDLITADEEVELAQRIKAGDQRALEKLTKANLRFVVSVAKQYQNQGLTLPDLINEGNLGLIKAAQRFDETRGFKFISYAVWWIRQSILSALAEQSRIVRLPLNKIGSINKINKMYALLEQSNERPPSAEEIAKELDMTVNDVKESMKNSGRHLSMDAPLVEGEDSNLYDVLRSGESPNPDRELIHESLRTEIERALETLTPREADVVRLYFGLGDQHPMTLEEIGETFDLTRERVRQIKEKAIRRLKHTSRSKILKTYLG, from the coding sequence ATGAGACAACTTAAAATTACCAAACAGGTAACCAATCGTGAAACAGCATCGTTAGACAAATATTTACAAGAAATTGGTAAAGTAGATTTAATTACTGCCGACGAAGAAGTAGAGTTAGCACAACGTATCAAGGCGGGCGACCAACGCGCGTTAGAGAAATTAACAAAAGCTAATTTACGTTTCGTGGTATCGGTAGCAAAGCAGTACCAAAACCAAGGTTTAACATTGCCCGATTTAATTAACGAAGGAAACCTAGGGTTGATTAAAGCCGCACAACGTTTCGATGAAACACGTGGTTTTAAATTTATTTCATACGCTGTTTGGTGGATCCGTCAATCCATCTTATCAGCTTTAGCAGAACAATCACGTATCGTACGTTTACCATTAAATAAAATTGGATCTATCAACAAAATCAACAAAATGTATGCGTTGTTAGAACAATCAAACGAGCGTCCGCCATCGGCAGAAGAAATCGCTAAAGAATTAGACATGACGGTAAACGACGTGAAAGAGTCAATGAAAAACTCGGGCCGTCACTTATCAATGGATGCGCCTTTGGTTGAAGGTGAAGATTCAAACTTGTATGATGTATTGCGTTCGGGCGAATCTCCAAATCCAGACCGTGAATTGATTCATGAATCGTTAAGAACAGAAATCGAGCGTGCCTTGGAAACATTAACTCCGCGCGAAGCTGATGTGGTTCGTTTGTATTTTGGCTTGGGCGATCAGCACCCAATGACGTTAGAAGAAATCGGCGAAACGTTTGATTTAACACGCGAACGTGTGCGTCAAATCAAAGAGAAAGCAATCCGCAGGTTAAAGCATACCTCTCGCAGTAAAATCTTAAAAACTTATTTAGGATAA
- the arfB gene encoding alternative ribosome rescue aminoacyl-tRNA hydrolase ArfB — MNKEIIQTEIQYKAVRSSGAGGQNVNKVATKVQIQFFVEQSNGLTADEKATLTEKLANRITKEGFILVECGETRSQLKNKELCTQRLFLLLENALKKDKKRIATKIPKAVIKKRLEDKQRNADKKENRRFRF, encoded by the coding sequence ATGAATAAAGAAATTATACAAACCGAAATACAATACAAAGCCGTGCGCAGTTCGGGTGCCGGCGGACAAAATGTAAACAAAGTAGCTACAAAAGTGCAGATTCAGTTTTTTGTGGAACAAAGCAATGGCTTAACCGCTGATGAAAAAGCAACGTTGACCGAAAAATTAGCCAACCGTATTACCAAAGAAGGTTTTATTTTGGTGGAATGTGGCGAAACCCGCAGCCAACTTAAAAACAAAGAACTGTGTACACAGCGTTTGTTTCTATTGCTAGAAAATGCGTTGAAGAAAGATAAAAAACGTATTGCTACTAAAATTCCTAAAGCAGTAATTAAAAAACGTTTGGAAGACAAACAACGCAACGCCGATAAAAAAGAGAATAGAAGGTTTAGGTTTTAG
- a CDS encoding TonB-dependent receptor, giving the protein MKTHFLFAGFCLSAISMQAQTQPNTKKDTISSETLDEVLVQAVRATNKTPIAYSNLSKEELAKRNLGQDIPVLMNFMPSVVSTTDAGNGVGYTGIRVRGSDGTRINVTINGIPYNDAESHGSFWVNMPDFVSSVENLQLQRGVGTSTNGSGAFGASLNLLTDKFSYDANGEIANSIGSFNTRKHTAKFSTGLVNNTFELTGRLSNLYSDGYIDRASSKLNSYFLQGTFVNEGTLLKALVFGGNEKTYQAWNGLEQKDIDKYGRRFNTSGMYYDNEGNMQFYDNETDNYKQDHYQLHWNEKWNSNWNSNVAVHYTKGFGYFENYKVDETLADYNIMPIAVNGETNESSDLIRRKYLDNQFYGVTFSAQYNTDNLEVLFGGAANRYENDHFGEVLWVRSQPINQFKQKYYSDYSTKNDINGFLKASYIFNEQWILFGDLQLRNVAYKANGNETGLVNDTFNFFNPKAGVTYKMNDASSAYFSYARANREPNRSDYENGNPRPEKLNDFELGWRYASQKLAVNVNGYYMLYKDQLVLTGALNDVGAALRENSGNSYRLGIEIDGSWQFAPKWLINPNITLSSNKNIDYKAQIDGSLVHLGNTNISFSPNVIVGNALTFSPVKQLNLTWLTKFVGEQYMGNTDSDASKLDSYLTNDINVVYKMPLKKWFQSVSFNLLANNIFNVKYISNGYYYTYDDDWSNPGTVQTIEGAGYYPQAQFNILGGVTLKF; this is encoded by the coding sequence ATGAAAACTCATTTTTTGTTTGCAGGCTTTTGTCTTTCGGCAATTTCCATGCAAGCACAAACGCAACCTAACACTAAGAAAGACACCATTTCATCGGAAACTTTAGATGAAGTTTTGGTACAAGCCGTTCGCGCAACCAACAAAACGCCTATCGCTTATAGCAATTTAAGCAAAGAAGAATTGGCAAAACGCAATTTGGGTCAGGATATTCCTGTTTTAATGAACTTTATGCCGTCTGTTGTTTCAACTACCGATGCGGGTAATGGCGTGGGTTACACCGGAATTCGCGTGCGTGGAAGCGATGGCACTCGAATTAATGTTACGATCAACGGTATTCCTTATAACGATGCCGAATCGCACGGAAGTTTTTGGGTGAACATGCCCGACTTTGTTTCAAGTGTTGAAAATCTGCAATTACAGCGCGGTGTGGGAACATCTACCAACGGATCGGGTGCTTTTGGAGCTAGCTTAAACTTATTGACCGACAAATTTTCGTATGATGCAAATGGCGAAATCGCTAATTCAATCGGAAGTTTCAATACCAGAAAACATACTGCAAAATTCAGTACGGGCTTGGTAAACAACACCTTTGAATTAACGGGGCGTTTATCAAATCTGTATTCTGATGGATATATCGACCGGGCCTCATCGAAACTAAATTCTTACTTTTTACAAGGAACTTTTGTTAACGAAGGTACATTGTTGAAAGCATTGGTTTTTGGTGGAAACGAGAAAACGTATCAGGCTTGGAATGGTTTAGAACAAAAAGATATTGACAAATACGGTCGCCGATTTAACACTTCGGGAATGTATTATGACAATGAAGGCAATATGCAGTTTTATGATAACGAAACCGATAATTATAAACAAGACCATTACCAGTTGCATTGGAACGAAAAATGGAACAGCAATTGGAATTCCAATGTGGCGGTTCATTACACCAAAGGTTTTGGATATTTCGAAAATTATAAGGTAGATGAAACTCTTGCCGATTATAACATAATGCCTATTGCCGTAAATGGCGAAACCAACGAATCATCTGATTTAATCCGCAGAAAATACTTGGATAACCAATTCTACGGGGTTACATTTTCTGCTCAGTATAACACAGACAATTTGGAAGTGCTTTTTGGTGGTGCGGCAAACAGATACGAGAACGATCATTTTGGAGAAGTTTTGTGGGTGCGCAGCCAGCCAATCAATCAATTTAAACAAAAATATTACAGCGATTATTCTACCAAAAATGATATCAATGGTTTTTTAAAAGCCAGTTATATCTTTAACGAACAATGGATTTTATTCGGAGATTTACAGTTGCGCAATGTGGCGTATAAAGCCAACGGAAACGAAACAGGTTTGGTAAACGACACCTTTAATTTCTTTAACCCAAAAGCAGGTGTCACCTATAAAATGAACGATGCCAGCAGTGCTTATTTTTCGTATGCGAGAGCAAATCGCGAGCCAAATCGCAGCGATTATGAAAACGGCAATCCGCGCCCTGAAAAATTGAATGATTTTGAATTAGGATGGAGATATGCTTCACAAAAATTGGCGGTAAACGTAAACGGATATTATATGTTGTACAAAGATCAATTGGTGTTAACTGGTGCTTTGAACGATGTTGGTGCAGCATTGCGTGAAAACAGCGGAAACAGCTACCGCTTGGGAATTGAAATAGATGGTTCGTGGCAATTTGCTCCGAAATGGTTGATTAACCCAAATATTACTTTAAGTTCCAATAAAAACATCGATTACAAAGCACAAATAGATGGTTCGTTGGTTCATTTAGGAAACACCAATATATCGTTTTCGCCCAACGTAATTGTGGGGAATGCCTTAACTTTTTCTCCCGTTAAGCAACTAAACCTTACATGGCTTACCAAATTTGTGGGCGAACAATATATGGGGAACACCGATTCCGATGCATCAAAGTTGGATTCGTACCTAACAAACGATATCAATGTGGTGTATAAAATGCCTTTAAAAAAATGGTTTCAATCGGTTTCCTTTAATTTATTGGCAAATAATATTTTTAACGTAAAATATATTTCAAACGGGTATTATTACACCTATGATGACGATTGGTCGAACCCAGGAACTGTTCAAACAATTGAAGGCGCAGGATACTATCCGCAAGCACAATTCAACATTCTGGGTGGTGTAACCCTTAAATTTTAG
- a CDS encoding DUF3127 domain-containing protein translates to MEVLGRIKVIGPVQDVSPTFRKRELVVTTEEQYPQHILIEFTQDKCDLLNTFQLGEQVRIGINLRGREWVNPQGETRYFNSIQGWRIDRPQMQQPAYNQPQQGYGAPQGGGYAPPQQGYSQQPQQGQGQPNPFENQGGGYANNNNSGFPPAPNFNQNEEAEDDLPF, encoded by the coding sequence ATGGAAGTTTTAGGAAGAATTAAAGTAATTGGACCTGTACAAGATGTAAGTCCAACATTCAGAAAAAGAGAATTGGTTGTAACAACCGAAGAGCAATATCCGCAACATATTTTAATCGAATTCACGCAAGATAAATGCGATTTATTGAACACTTTTCAATTGGGAGAGCAAGTGCGTATAGGCATTAATTTGCGCGGAAGAGAATGGGTTAATCCACAAGGAGAAACGCGTTATTTCAACTCGATCCAAGGTTGGAGAATCGATCGTCCGCAAATGCAACAACCTGCTTACAACCAACCACAACAAGGTTACGGAGCACCTCAAGGCGGTGGTTATGCACCACCACAACAAGGTTACAGCCAGCAACCACAGCAAGGACAAGGGCAACCAAATCCGTTTGAAAACCAAGGTGGTGGTTATGCCAACAATAACAATTCAGGCTTTCCTCCTGCTCCAAATTTCAATCAAAACGAAGAAGCAGAAGACGATTTGCCTTTTTAA